A segment of the Synechococcus sp. CBW1002 genome:
ACGGGGGTCAGGTGACGTCTGGAACGAAGCGATGAGATGTGAGGGAATCGCAACGCTTTTGAACTGGCTACTTTATGGCTCCCCGTAGGGATTCCTTGATCACATCCCTGGCGCTGCTGCTCTCCCACCTTGTTGTGGCATTGGTGGCCCTGGTCGCCATCGGCGGCGCAACACGGGTGATGGAGGCTGGTCTGGCCTGCCCGGACTGGCCGCTTTGTTATGGCGTGCTTCTGCCTGGTCAGCAGATGAACATGCAGGTGTTTCTGGAGTGGTTTCACCGCCTCGATGCCTTCCTGGTCGGGGTGGCCTTGCTGGTGCTCTGCGCCATCAGCCTGCTGCGCAGACGCCTGCTGCCCGCCTGGCTGCCCTGGTTCAGTGCAGCGGCCCTGCTGATGGTGGCCGTTCAGGGGGCACTGGGTGCCCTCACCGTGACCCGTTTGCTGGCCTCGGACATCGTCACCGCCCATCTGGCCACGGCCCTCGCCCTGGTGGCTCTGATGAGCGCCGGCTATCAGCGGCTGGCAGCCCCAGCTGAGTCCCCACCGATCTGGTTCCGGGTTCTGTCCAGTCTGGCGCTGGTTCTGGTCTTCGCACAGTGCGTTCTGGGCGGGAGCATGGCCAGCCAGTGGGCCGCCGATCGCTGTTTCTCAGCGGGCGATGCCTGCCGCTGGCTGCTGGCCCACCGCATCGGCGCCTACCCGGCCGCCGCTGCGGTGTTGGCCATGGCGATCGGCAGCCTCACCCTGCCGCGACGCTGCCGCCATCTCCAGGGTCTGGCCCTGGGGGCGACGGCCCTGGTGGCCGCCCAGGTTGTTCTTGGAATCCTCACCTTGAGCCAGCAGCTTCAGGTCCCCGGCCTAACCGTGGCCCATCAGCTGGTTGCTGCCTTGCTGGTGGCCGTCCTCGCCGCGATTCTCGGTCGCAGTGCGGTACCGAGCTCCGTTGCAGACGCTCCGGCGGCCTGCGGCATTCCCAATCCATCCCTGTCCGCGAAGGTGGCCCATGGTTAGCGTCAACCCTGAGGCTCTGGCGGCCGTTTCCCGTCCCGCCGTGCCGCGGTCGGTCCGTCTGCCCGCCTGGCTGGAGGTGGCCAAGCCCCGCCTGATTCCCCTGCTTCTGGCCACCACACTGGCGGGCATGGCCCTCTCGGTGGGCTGGCCACTCGATCCGCTGCGGATCATCTGCACCCTGGTGGGCGGTGCCCTCGCTTCTGCCGCCGCCGGTGTGCTCAATTGCCTCTGGGAGCAGGAACTCGACGGCCGCATGCAGCGCACCAGCCGACGGGCTCTGCCCTCCGGTCGGCTCGCCCAGCGCCAGGCCTTCCTGCTGGCCATCCTGCTCACCTCCGCCTCGGTGGCGGTGCTGGTTCTGGGGGTCAACCCGCTGGCGGCCGCGCTGGCTCTGCTGGGGTTATGCAGCTATGTGCTGCTCTACACGGCCCTGCTCAAACCCCGCACACCACGCAATATCGTGGTCGGCGGCGTTGCCGGAGCCATTCCCCCCCTGGTGGGGGCTGCGGCCGCCGGTGGCCTGCCCACCTGGTCGAGCTGGTGGCTGTTCAGCCTGGTGATGCTCTGGACCCCCGCCCATTTCTGGGCCCTCGCTCTGCTTCTCAAGGATGACTACCGCTCGGTCGGCATTCCCATGCTGCCGGTGGTCAAGGGCGAAGCCGTCACCGCCCTGGCGATCGGTCGCTATGCCTGGGCCACCGTGCTGGCGAGTGGCATCGGCGTGCTGGCCCTGCCCAGCGGCGGCCTGCTCTATGGCCTGCTGGTGGTGCCCTTCAACGCACGCCTGCTGCAACTCAGCGGTGCCCTCAGCCGTGACCCCAACGATCCCCAGCGTGCTCGCAACCTGTTTCGCTGGTCGATCCTCTATCTGTTCGGCATCTGCCTGTTGCTGGTGATGGCCCGATCCCCTCAGGCGGAGGCCTTCAGCCTGGTGGCATTCACCCCGCTGCTGGGCCTGGGGCTGTCC
Coding sequences within it:
- a CDS encoding heme A synthase, whose translation is MITSLALLLSHLVVALVALVAIGGATRVMEAGLACPDWPLCYGVLLPGQQMNMQVFLEWFHRLDAFLVGVALLVLCAISLLRRRLLPAWLPWFSAAALLMVAVQGALGALTVTRLLASDIVTAHLATALALVALMSAGYQRLAAPAESPPIWFRVLSSLALVLVFAQCVLGGSMASQWAADRCFSAGDACRWLLAHRIGAYPAAAAVLAMAIGSLTLPRRCRHLQGLALGATALVAAQVVLGILTLSQQLQVPGLTVAHQLVAALLVAVLAAILGRSAVPSSVADAPAACGIPNPSLSAKVAHG
- a CDS encoding heme o synthase, with translation MVSVNPEALAAVSRPAVPRSVRLPAWLEVAKPRLIPLLLATTLAGMALSVGWPLDPLRIICTLVGGALASAAAGVLNCLWEQELDGRMQRTSRRALPSGRLAQRQAFLLAILLTSASVAVLVLGVNPLAAALALLGLCSYVLLYTALLKPRTPRNIVVGGVAGAIPPLVGAAAAGGLPTWSSWWLFSLVMLWTPAHFWALALLLKDDYRSVGIPMLPVVKGEAVTALAIGRYAWATVLASGIGVLALPSGGLLYGLLVVPFNARLLQLSGALSRDPNDPQRARNLFRWSILYLFGICLLLVMARSPQAEAFSLVAFTPLLGLGLS